DNA sequence from the Parasphaerochaeta coccoides DSM 17374 genome:
CCACGACATCGCCCGGCTTAACCGGAGGGAGCCTGCGGTCAATGGCGAACTTATCGTTGTTCTCGCATAGAGAACCTGTCACATCATAGACATTATCCGCCGGAACACCTTCTTTGCCCAAGACAGTGATATGATGGTACGCGCCATACAACGCGGGCCTCATCAAATCGGCCATGCATGCATCCAGTCCGACATAATCCTTGTACTTGTGGGCAACATGCCGCACACGACTGACCAGATAACCATGAGGCCCCGTGATGCAGCGCCCACATTCAAAGACGATACCCAAGGGCGCAAGTCCGGCGGGAATAATCATCTCATTGTACAGTGCTTCCATCTCCCTGCTGACCATGCCAAGATCCATAGGTTTCTGGTCAGGCTTATAGGGTATTCCTATTCCCCCGCCCATGTCGATGAACTCGATACGCACATCAGCTTCCTTTTTCAAACGGATGCAGAGGGCGAACAACATCCGGGCAGTCTCCACGATATATGAACCGTCCAGCTCATTGGAAGCTACCATGGTATGAAGGGCGAAACGTTTACTTCCCAGTTCTTTCATCCTGACATAGGCTCCGACAATCTGGTCGGTCGTCACCCCGTACTTTGCCTCGACAGGATTACCGATGATGGCATTCCCCGTTCGTTCTGCCCCAGGGTTGTAACGGAAGCTGATAAGTTCCGGAACCTTCCCGTCTGTCGCCCTCAACAAAGCGTCGATATGAGTGATGTCGTCCAGATTGATTACCGCCCCCATCTCATAAGCCTCACGGAACTCATCGTCCGCCGTATCATTGCTGGTGAACATGAGTTTCTCGCCACTGAGACCCGCAGCACGGGAAAGCCTGAGTTCAGGCAGAGATGAACAGTCGGCGCCGAAACCATGCCCGGCAAGCATTTTGAGTATGACAGGATTGGGACATGCTTTCACCGCATAATAATTGCGAAATCCGGGAGCCCATGAGAACATCTCGGAGAAATACCGTGCCGTATCACGCAAACCCTTTTCATCATACAGGTAGAAAGGAGTCGGCAGAGAGTCAGCAATCCGCTGGATTTCATCGCTGGCGACCGGCAGTTTCTTTTGGATCATTCCAGATCCTCCTTCCTCAAATTTCTCCTTATTGAAGCCATGGCCGCCTCCACGTCTTCCTTGTGACCATACGAAGACACTCGTACATACCCTTCTCCGGAAGGACCGAAGCCTGCTCCAGGCGTCACGACCACATGGCATTGGTCAAGAAGCAGGTCAAAAAATTCCCAGCTCCCCATCCCCTTGGGTACACGCGTCCAGACATAGGGACTGTCTGTACCACCATGGACGGTCAGACCAACAGCCTGAAGACCTTGACGGATGATGCGGGCATTTTCTTTGTAATAGGCCACAAGACTCCTGCTCTGGGCAAGACCATCTCCATGCAAGGCCGCAAGACCTCCACTCTGGGCAAGATTCGAGGCTCCGTTGAAGAAAGTACTCTGACGGCGGAACCACATCCTGTGCAGCTCGCCGGGCGCGGAATCAGTACAGCCTAAGCTCTTGGGAACTATGGTCCAGCCCAGACGCACTCCAGTAAAACCGGAAAACTTCGAGAAACTGTTGATTTCAATGGCACAGAGTTCTGCCCCGGATATCTCATATATCGACCGGGGAAGATTGGGATCGGAAATATACTCGCTGTACGCGGCGTCATAGATGATGACCGCCTTATGCTCAAGGGCATAATCGACAAAATCTTTCAATTGGCTTTTGGTAGCAACGGCCCCCGTGGGATTGTTCGGATTGCAGAGATATATCAAATCGACATGTCTTGCAGGAACGGCGGGGATGAAGCCCTTTTCCTCCACGCAGGGAAGATAGACAAGATTGGTATAGCGTTCTTCCTGCTGTGAATACGTCCCGGCGCGTCCCGCGACAACATTGCTGTCTACATAGACAGGATAGGCAGGATCTTGGACAGCAACGACGGAGTGGCTGTCGAACAACTGCTGGATGTTCGCGGCATCGGCCTTGGCCCCATCGCTGATGAAGAACTCATCTGGCTGGAGATGTACGCCCAATGTCTTGTAATAACCGGACAGGGCCTCCCGCAAGGTGGGTTCTCCCTGTTCGTCCCCATAGCCCGTATATGTTTCCCTATGTGCCAGAAGTTCAGCCCGCTCCTTGATGGCGGCGACCACCGCAGGAGAAAGGGCTTCAGTAGTATTGCCAATGCCCAGGCTCAGGACGGAAACACCAGGATGCAGAGCCTTCCACTCATTGACTCTCCGCTTGATTTCCGGGAAAAGGTATCCGGCCGCCAGTTTTCTAAATTCTCCGTTGACTGATGCCATGGTTTTCTTCCTTCATTATAAATATGTACATTATAGTATGTACCAGGCTATGCACTATACTACACCCTTATCTTTGCGATATTTTTTACTACCCCGCTACCCCACCCAAGGGCAATGCCTCAGGCACGGAACGCTTCCGGAGCTACGCTCTTGAGCTTATCAACGGCAGCCTGGAGACGGAGCCTGTGTTCTTCCTTTTCCAAAGAACACATAGGCAGCCTGAATTCTTCATTGCACCATCCGCACATAGCCATTGCTGTCTTGATGGGGATAGGATTGGTTTCAAGAAAACATGAATGGAAAAATTCGTCAAGCTGTGCCCCTAGCGCACGCGAGCCGTCCCTGTTTCCGGCAAGAGCTTGCGCCACCATGGTGGACATCAGGCGGGGAAACAGGTTGGAGGCTACCGAAATGACCC
Encoded proteins:
- a CDS encoding diaminopimelate decarboxylase family protein; translated protein: MIQKKLPVASDEIQRIADSLPTPFYLYDEKGLRDTARYFSEMFSWAPGFRNYYAVKACPNPVILKMLAGHGFGADCSSLPELRLSRAAGLSGEKLMFTSNDTADDEFREAYEMGAVINLDDITHIDALLRATDGKVPELISFRYNPGAERTGNAIIGNPVEAKYGVTTDQIVGAYVRMKELGSKRFALHTMVASNELDGSYIVETARMLFALCIRLKKEADVRIEFIDMGGGIGIPYKPDQKPMDLGMVSREMEALYNEMIIPAGLAPLGIVFECGRCITGPHGYLVSRVRHVAHKYKDYVGLDACMADLMRPALYGAYHHITVLGKEGVPADNVYDVTGSLCENNDKFAIDRRLPPVKPGDVVVIHDAGAHGHAMGFNYNAKLRPAEYLLKADGTVVMIRRAQTYDDYVATLRFPDSPVEV
- a CDS encoding LL-diaminopimelate aminotransferase, whose amino-acid sequence is MASVNGEFRKLAAGYLFPEIKRRVNEWKALHPGVSVLSLGIGNTTEALSPAVVAAIKERAELLAHRETYTGYGDEQGEPTLREALSGYYKTLGVHLQPDEFFISDGAKADAANIQQLFDSHSVVAVQDPAYPVYVDSNVVAGRAGTYSQQEERYTNLVYLPCVEEKGFIPAVPARHVDLIYLCNPNNPTGAVATKSQLKDFVDYALEHKAVIIYDAAYSEYISDPNLPRSIYEISGAELCAIEINSFSKFSGFTGVRLGWTIVPKSLGCTDSAPGELHRMWFRRQSTFFNGASNLAQSGGLAALHGDGLAQSRSLVAYYKENARIIRQGLQAVGLTVHGGTDSPYVWTRVPKGMGSWEFFDLLLDQCHVVVTPGAGFGPSGEGYVRVSSYGHKEDVEAAMASIRRNLRKEDLE